From the Labrus mixtus chromosome 17, fLabMix1.1, whole genome shotgun sequence genome, one window contains:
- the wdr45 gene encoding WD repeat domain phosphoinositide-interacting protein 4: MAQQRGVNSLQFNQDQSCFCCAMETGVRIYNVEPLMEKGHLDHEQVGSVALCSMLHRSNLLAIVGGGVNPKFSEISVLIWDDARESTDPKDKLVLEFTFTKPVLAVRMRHDKIIIVLKNRIYVYSFPDNPVKLFEFDTRDNPKGLCDLCPSLEKQLLVFPGHKCGSLQLVDLSNTKPGTSSAPFTINAHQSEIACVALNQPGSVAASASRKGTLIRLFDTTTRDKLVELRRGTDPATLYCINFSHDSSFLCASSDKGTVHIFALKDTKLNRRSALARVGKVGPVIGQYVDSQWSLASFTVPAECACICAFGKNTSKNVNSVIAICVDGTFHKYVFTPDGNCNREAFDVYLDICDDDDF, translated from the exons ATGGCTCAGCAGAGAGGAGTCAACAGTCTGCAGTTCAACCAGGACCAGA GTTGTTTCTGCTGCGCTATGGAGACCGGGGTCAGGATTTATAACGTGGAGCCTCTGATGGAGAAAGGACACCTGG accaCGAGCAGGTGGGCAGCGTGGCTCTGTGCTCGATGCTGCATCGCTCCAACCTGCTCGCCATCGTTGGAGGAGGAGTCAACCCAAAGTTTTCAGAAATATCTG TTCTGATCTGGGACGACGCTCGAGAGTCCACAGACCCCAAAGACAAACTGGTGCTGGAGTTCACCTTCACTAAACCTGTGCTCGCTGTTCGCATGAGACATGACAA GATCATCATCGTCTTAAAGAACAGGATCTATGTTTACAGCTTCCCCGACAACCCCGTGAAACTGTTTGAGTTCGACACCAGAGATAACCCCAAAG GTCTGTGTGATCTGTGTCCCAGTCTGGAGAAACAGCTGTTGGTGTTTCCGGGTCATAAGTGTGGCAGCCTGCAGCTCGTG GATCTGTCAAACACCAAGCCGGGAACATCGTCTGCTCCGTTCACCATCAACGCTCACCAGAGCGAGATCGCCTGCGTGGCGCTCAATCAGCCCGGCAGCGTGGCGGCTTCGGCCTCTCGTAAAGGAACTCTGATCCGCCTGTTCGACACGACGACCAGAGACAAGCTGGTGGAGCTGCGCAGAGGAACCGACCCCGCCACCCTCTACTG catcAACTTCAGCCACGACTCGTCCTTCCTGTGCGCCTCCAGTGACAAAGGAACCGTTCACATCTTTGCACTCAAGGACACCAAGCTAAACCGGCGCTCTGC CCTGGCGCGCGTGGGAAAGGTGggccctgtgattggtcagtaCGTTGACAGTCAGTGGTCGTTGGCCAGCTTCACCGTGCCGGCTGAGTGCGCCTGTATCTGCGCCTTCGGGAAGAACACATCCAAGAACGTcaactctgtcatcg